GAATATATTTTTCATCGGAATCTACAATGGTAATATATTTTCAGAAATATAAACAAGTGTACTTGCCAACCTATATTAAGAAGTCGACTATTAGATATTCACTTTACGCTTGCAAAGAGCCTTCCCAATAACCTATATATTGCTGGACATATTTTTAGAATAACCGAATCCTTTTCTTCATTTGGTTATAATGGCATGGTTTTATACATTAGAACATCTGGAAGAAAACACGAACGATTGTCCTATTCATAAATTTTCATAAATGCAGGATCAATAAAATCAAGTTTGCAGGAACCTTTTCAAAATGCAGTTTTTGATGTTCCATGTTATTTTCCAGGGTAGAAAAGAAAACACCCGAGATGAACGACATACCAGATCAAAGAGGAGTATTGCTGGCAAGTTCCTTTGACCTGCTCAATCTAGATCATCGGCTCAATCCTGCTGATAATCCATGATGTGCTCTTGGGAAAGAGAAAACAAGAAGAGGGCTGCTGCACCTTGCCAAGTGGGAGGCTAGATGATCCACTGAGCCATCTGCTTTTTTCCTTCTCAACATCAAACTTGGGCTTCCATGTATTCTCCAGGATAGAGGTGGCTACCTTCTAATCATCGGCAAAAAGAATATTGCCATAAAGGATGCCATCATGCATTGTCCAGATCTCAATTCCAATAGCAGCAATTGGATCAAAGTCAGGCTTGTCAAGCTCAAAGTACTCAGGGTTGGGGATATCTTGGGGCTTCCAGATTCCCTTGTAGCTGGGGTTGTCAATCAGGGGCGCATGCCACTTGCCTTTGTAGGAAGGGTTCTGCTTCAATGGCCTCTTCCATTCACCACAACCAGGTGCCTCTTCACAATTGGGGAGTTGGGGTTGTCAATCTTCGGTGCTTCCCattccccatcctcctcctcatcccaCGACATAGGAAACCTCGGTGGCCTATAGCTCCACCTCGGCCACTGAGCGCAGGCAGAGGGAAGGACGAACACGTCAAGGAGCAGCAAGAAATCAAAATCGAAGCGGGCCAAATTGGCTGAGGGAGGCGGGCGGGCGCAGATCTCGCGGCCCGGCGGCTCACCTTGTCTTGTGCGCTAGCCTTTGCCTCGtgctccgtcgccgccgcctcgtcGTCCTAGGGGAAGGCGAGCGGGGTGTCCGGGCTGGCGACGCCCTCGCTACTGTCTTCATCGGCCGCGGGCTTCTCGTTCGGCGGCGCCGCCAGGGCCTTCCTCGGCCGGCGCCGGCCCCACAAGGGGAAATCTGCCCGCGCCtcctgctgcttctgctgctgGCGGCGACAGCGGTTGCTGGCCCGCACGATGGACAGCAGGTCCACAAGAGCTCGCCGAACTCCTCCTCCCGTGCGCGTCCTCTCCCAGCCGCTGCGGACGCCATGGATCTCGGCGAGCGAGCGAGGGCTTGGGTGGGCTTCTGCGGGCGATGGAAGAGCAGGGGAGGAGGCAGAGGTTTGGTTGTTCTAACGAAACGTTTTTCAGATTAGCCACTTTAAAAAAGGAGTGCGGGTTTAATATCAGAAACTACGgggtatttttttgcaaaaagTGCGCGACGATGAACCCACCAGACTCAATCCGTGTTTTATTATtcttatattatatatatatattattattattgttattatatattattatattattattattactaggaaaattgcccgtgcgttgcaactgGAGAAATCGATGGGATGCATAACCGGCTACGTGATAGGGTTAAGTGCTTTTATGGGAGGCCACCATGGGAGGACTTTACCTGGAAATCGGAGATCACAATTGATAAGGAGGAGCCGGGGGAGGCCAATGGCATGGTTACAAGCGGTGGCAATAGAGCAGTTGAGCTAGTCATCAATCCACGCAACTGCATGAGCTAGAATTTTCATGACTATTATTTTTGTACTGAGTGAATTTATATTTATCATAGTCAGAATTAATAAAGCTCGAGAAAATCCGACATTAAAAGAAAGTAACTTATTCTTTTAGTATGTACGCACTTTATGCCAACCCAATAATTTAGATGCAAGAATGCGTTGAAGGGACATGAAACTGTGCTTCAAATAAGTCATGTGATCTCCAAAGAGATTGACGTCCTATATGAAAAATGAAAACATGAACATTGTATTATTTTTTATGGCTAGTCATTTTCAAAGAAACCATGATAGAGAAGCTGCATAGCAGATTACTTGGTGGCATCAGGATAAAGaaatatagtactccctccgtcccataatataggagcgtttttggcactacactagtgtaaaaaacgctcttatattatgggacagagggagtacattaTATGGCTCAATTAGAATGTAGATTGCTTAATATTGATCGCCGACCACTAATTTAGGAAGTGCATAGAGCTGCCGAAATGATAATTAGAATGTTGAATGCTTAATATTGACCGTCAACGATTAACTCAAGGAATGCCTTACTTGATAGCAGCTAACAAATTAGTAGGAGTATATGTTCGACCAGTTGCAGCTACATTATTGCAGAGATCTGCAAGAATACTAAAATGACTCGCAAACTACTTATGACATGAAGCATTCGTGGGAGAGAAGAAAAACTGATTTAATGAACTGAAGACGGTAAATCTTTAATAAGATATGTGGCACAACATATACAAAATCGCAGACTGGTCAAGGGATCCAACTTTAGAGATTGATAACTGAAATTAAACGCATCTTTTTTTTGTGGGGTGAAATTAAACGCATCTCATTTAACAGTTTCAGGTCATCTAACTCTCACAATGAAAAGCCATAAATACAGTAATTAATTTACAGCAAGACATATTATACGGATATTGTCTTCCAAAAATTCTAGCCTAGTTACGTTTCTTCTTTGCTTGAACAAAACATCATAAAAAATGCTAAAACATATATATTCTTTAAAATTCAGTAATCCATGTCACACAACCCGAAGAGAGAAGAACATAACTGCTAGTCGGAGGTCATCAACTAACATGTTCAGTGTTTCACTTAGTTAACTTTTGAACACTTGTATCCTTGTAATTTGGAACTAATCCAGCAGAGAATAGGAAGTAAAAGTATGTCCTCCCTCATGAAACATAGCTGTACAAATCTAAAATTTAACTAATAGAATAAGAATGCACTAAGCTCGCATGAAACATATTAGTGCAAGTACTACCTCGTTGATCTGCCCCCTGCTTTTGCTTAGGCCCTCTCCTCCGTACTAATAACTCCTTTGGATGCTTCTGTCTTGTCTGCTTGACGGGGGAAACAGAAAAGTTCTACAGATAAGTCCTCCTATCTATGAGATTTTCGGTTTTTATAACATAAGACTTCTCTTAAAATTCATCGATGCTTTTTGTTGTTATTAATTAGTAAGAAGAACGCTCGTCGACGCGCGGCTATCAGTGTGCATCGCCTCAGGCGACGGCTGGCATGACCTTGAGCCACTGGGCTTGGTCAAGCGGCTTGCCAATTGCATAGATGATGAATCCTGCGACGGCGAAGACGAAAGCCGGCTTCTGCATCACGTTGTACATGCGCCAGCAGTCGAGGCTCCTGAACTCATCCCACTCGGTCAGGATGCAGACGGCGTGCGCATCGCGGACGGCCTCGTACGCGTCCGACGTGACGGTGACGGGCTGCCCGGCGGGCTCTCCCACGGCCCACCGGCTGCAGGTGGCGAGGGTGCGCGTGGTCCCAGTCAAACTTGTTCATGGCGAGGTCACGCCTCACCTGCGGGTCGTAGATGCTAACGACGGCCTTGTCGCCAAGCAGACCTAAGGCACATGTCGATG
The sequence above is a segment of the Aegilops tauschii subsp. strangulata cultivar AL8/78 chromosome 6, Aet v6.0, whole genome shotgun sequence genome. Coding sequences within it:
- the LOC109785656 gene encoding LOW QUALITY PROTEIN: UDP-glucose 6-dehydrogenase 2 (The sequence of the model RefSeq protein was modified relative to this genomic sequence to represent the inferred CDS: inserted 1 base in 1 codon; deleted 2 bases in 2 codons) gives rise to the protein MFNTVAVKKVAMLXFAFKKDTGDTRETPVIDMCLGLLGDKAVVSIYDPQVRRDLAMNKFDWDHAHPRHLQPVGRGRARRAAVTVTSDAYEAVRDAHAVCILTEWDEFRSLDCWRMYNVMQKPAFVFAVAGFIIYAIGKPLDQAQWLKVMPAVA